A segment of the Siphonobacter curvatus genome:
TTGAATATGGGCAAGGTTTCCATCGTTAGGCTCCTTTCTTAAGGGTTACAACGGCGTTCATACCCGCCCGCAATCCTTTCGTTGTATTCGTGTCGTCGGTAAGTTTGATCCGGATCGGCACGCGTTGAATGATTTTTACGAAGTTCCCCGTGGCATTATCGGGCGGCAGTAACGAAAAGCGGGAACCCGTGGCGGCCGACAATGAGACGATTTCGCCGTGAAAAATCTTTCCGGGAAAGGCATCGGTTTCGATGTTTACGGGCTGACCGATGTGCATATGCTGTAACTGGGTTTCTTTGTAATTCGCAATTACCCACTTCCCTTCTTCGGAATCCACCATGAAAGCGAGTGTTTGTCCCGCCTGAATCAACTGACCCTTTTGAATGCTTTTCTTGCCCATTTTTCCGTCGTACGGAGCCCGAATGACGGCGTAGGAAATCTTCAGTTTGATCTCATCCAGCAAGGCCTGACGGCGTTTAATTTCCGCCAGAGCGACGGCCTTTTGAGCCGTAATGTCATCGGTTTTGGACAAGGACGTTTCGTATGATTTCTGTAAAGCCTCATACTCCGATTTCGCCACATCAAGGGCCATCTTCACGTTCTCAAATTGCTGCCGGGTGACGGATTCTGTCGCGAGCAATTTCTCGTACCGATCGTAATCCTGCTGCTGTTTGACGAGCTTGGCCTTGGCCGCTCCGATCTGTAACTGATTGACCACCGCGTTTTTATCGGACGTAATCGTGTTACTGTGCAGCACGCCGATCTGAGCCTTTGCCGTCATCAGAGCCGCTTCGGCCTCGGCTTTTTGAATCTGGTATTCGTCGTCGTCGATGACTACCAGCGTATCGCCTTTTTTCACTTCCTGATCGTCTTTGTAGTAGACTTCCCGTACGTAGCCCGTTACGCGGCTCGTCACGGGGTTAATGTATTCATCGATCTGGGCATCGTTGGTTTCTTCAAAATGGTACAGATCCCAGAGAGATTGTCCGCCCCAGACGGCTAATCCCAGCAGAATCACCAGGGCCACCCAGGCCGTTATCCGGGTGATGAGTCGATCGGTTCGCGTTTGTTTGGATGAGGGGTTCATGGCTTATAAATTTCCAGTCGTATGTAAGAGTTGATAGTATTGAAGTCGAGCCATCAATCGGGCCGCCGCCAGATCGTACTGACTTTGCAGCAGTTGGGTATCGGCATCGATCAGATCCGTGAGTAAGGCCAGTTGATTGAAATAGGTATTCTTCACAATCCGGTAGTTTTCGGCAGCCTGCTTGATACTTAGTTCGGCCACCTGAATCCGTTGCAGGGATTCACCGTATCGCACGTACGCTTCCTTCACGGCCTGTTTGACCTGATCCTGCCGATCGGAGGTAATCACTTCCTGACGTTGCATGTCAATAGCTGCAGCTTGGATTTTATGCTTATTGTGGTAGAGTGACGAAAGCGAATACGAAGCCTTCAGTCCACCCATGCCAAAACCGTATAAAGCTCCGGTGTAGGGGAAAAACGTAATCTGCGGGTAACCGTACTGATACTCGGCGAAAAGCCCCACTTTAGGTTTATTATCCGCCCGTAGTTCTTTCAGTCTGAGACCGGTTAGTTCCTGTTCTTTCTCCGAAATCCGCAGCAGGTGGGCATGGTCGAAGGCATCATCCAGGTACGAATCATAGCTCCGACTAAGCGAATCTCCCTCTACCAGAGCTACGGGCTGGATTGTTGTAGTCTCGGGCAGCCCGATCATCAGATTCAATTTCTGACTGGTGATAGCGATGGAGTTTTCAATTTCCCGCAAGGCCATCTTCTGGCGGGATAACTGAAGCTCGGCCCGTAAGAGATCACTCCGGATGACGACGCCATTTTTGTGCAGTTCACGAATGTCCGTTAGCCGCTTTTCGGCTTCTTCAATATTTTTCAGAGTCAGATCCTTGAAGATCAAACTCCGTTGCAAATCCAGGTACACCGCCGCAACGCGTAGCTTTACCTGCGATACGTTTTCTTCTTTCTGAATCTCAACCCGTTCGTGCTCGGTCTCTTCGCTTTTGATTTTCGTTTGCAGTTTCTTTCCTTCGTACAGATTGAAGTACGCTTCGGTCTTCAACTGAAACATGTTGTGCAAAACCGGATACTGCGTTGGAGTATTCAGGATACCCCGTTCGTAAATTGGGAGATTCGTGATGCGGGCGTACTGCGTACTGGCTCCGATTTCGGGCAGCCGTTCGCTCTTAGTATCCTGCACTTTTTCGTGACTGATCTGGATTCGAAGGTTCTGTTCCTGAAGCGTTTTGTTGTACTGTTCGGCCTTTTGCCAGGCTTCCGTAAGCGTAAGCGTCTGATGGTTTTCTGGTGGAATGGTTTGGGCCTGCGTTACTCCGATCAGGTTGATTCCCAGAAGTATAGCCCGTATGCATCGTTTCATTTTGCGTTACTCGTTTACAAACAAACACAAAATTAGAATAATACAAATTGAGCCATTTTATATAAATTGCCAATTATTTGTCAATTTCAGCCATACGTTATTTCTATGAATTCGTATACAACGGAGTATTTACAGAATATTGATCAATTTCAAGATTCAATATTCATTATTCATAAAAAGCAAGAGGAGACGTTTCCGTACCACTTTCACCAAAAAGGACAATTTACGTATATTGAAGGTGGTATCTCCTATCTGTATACCCGCGACAAAGCCTATTTTCTTCCCGCCCGCCACTTTATCTGGATTCCGCCCGAGCTGGAGCACTATGTACTCCATACCTCGTCAACGTTACGGGTAACCAATCTGTACCTACCTTCCGCAAACGACCTGACACATCCGTTTTTTAGTAAAATGGGTATTTACCCCGTTACGGATTTATTGCTGGAAATGATTCTCTTTTCCGAACGCTGGCAGGGTGTGGTTCGACCCGGCGTCTACGCTTATGATTTTCTGCGTACGCTCAAGTACCTGTTGCCCGAAATCGGTCAGCATCCGTTGCCGATAGCCATTCCTACGACGCAAAACGAGCGTTTGCTACCCATCATCAAGTACTTGCAACAGCACGTATCCAGGCCTTTGCACTTACCGGAAGTTGCCTACGAATTTGGGTTGAGTGCCCGTACTTTATCTCGACTTTTTCAACAGGAGATGGAGCTTTCATTTTTACAATACGTGAAGATGTACCGGATTGTACGGGCTATTGAGGAGTTGCTACAAACGGATAAATCCATTACTGAGATCGCCTACGACGTAGGGTACACCAGTTTGTCGACGTTTAGTAATACCTTTCTGCAACTGGTTAATCGACGACCCGCCGAGTTTCGAACTGTAAAGTCTAGACCCACTATTCCTTGATGAAAACCAGATTTGATGTACTTGATATATTTCGGGGGATTTTTGCCTCATTTATAGTTTTGTTCCACATGTCCCTTTTTTCCAATACCCCCGTATTAAATAATCCCTTCATTGCTGGAATCGAATTATTTGTAGACTTTTTTTTCGTATTAAGTGGCTTTATTATTGGCTATAATTACCCATATATTGAAACCCAAGAATCTTTTCAATCTTTTTTAACAAAACGATTTTACAGAATTTATCCCTTGCATTTTTTTTACTGTTGCTATACGCATTGATTGAATTGCTGAAAGGTTCAGCTGCTCACTTCATTACTATTTACCAGCCGATTAATCCTGACAATACTGTTTTTACCTTTTTCACCAATTTGTTCTTACTAAATTCAATCAAGTGGCAGGGAATAAACAACGTAAGCTGGAATAGCCCAAGCTGGTCGATAAGTGCTGAAATGTGTTCATACATACTGTATGCGAGTGTTACCCTATTGCTCGTACGAAATAGAAAAAACACTCTTCAAACGATCATTTACGCCATTATTCTGCTTTCATCCCTACTTGTCTTACTCGTTGTTACGCAAACGGCCTCGATCGTTTATACGTACAATTACGGCTTTTTACGCGGATTTATTGGTTTTTTCACTGGCGTGCTCTGTTGTAAAACTTATGTTTATACATATTCATTCATCAGTAGTCGAAGCAATATTTTCTTTTCCTGGGCTGAAACTTTGGTAGTCTTACTTGTAATGATTAGCATTTATTTTCAGAAGCAATGGCTACAATTAAGTATCATTTATGAGTTAATTTTCTTTTTAACTATTCTTATTTTTTCTCATGAGCGTGGCTTTATTTCACATTATCTGGTCCAGCAGCCTGTACTTAGAAAAATAGCCTTATACAGTTATTCTATTTACTTAACTCATGGATTAATCAACACGCTATTTAATATTTTATTCGTTCGCATTTTAAAGTTCGATTCATCCGATTATTCCTATCTCTTCATTGCCAATTATATCCTGGTTTTCTTCGTATCCAGCTGGAGTTATCATACTATTGAAAAACGTTTTTATAAGCGAACGTCGGCTATTACATAAATTACCTTACCCGACTAACAAAAACTGCCAGCTCTCGAGCTGGCAGTCCAAATCTTTATCATTTGTACTCTGTACATTCTCATCTATAAACCTACAGCATTACCGGCTGTCCCGTCCGTACGGACTCATCACAGGCGAAGGCAATTTGCAGACTGTTGACGGCATCCTGTAAGTGATCCGTCAGGTCCGTATTTTCCTGAATGGCTTTTAGGAAGAACTGCTGTTCCCGCTGACACAGCTCATTGTGGTCGGGTTCGTCGGTCAGGTTAATCCATTCATCGGCCTGTACAAACTGGTCGTCCTGATTGAGTTTAGCCCGGTGTACCCGTAAAGATTCTGTCTTCGTATGCGAATCAACATTATCGGATTTACCCGCCGCTCCGGCGTCTTTAGCTACGATGGATACGCAGCCTTTGGGTCCGATCACATCTTTCACAAAGAAGGCCGTTTCGCTCATCATCGGTCCCCAGCCTGCTTCGTACCAACCTACTGAACCGTCCTCAAAACGGATCTGCAGTTGACCGTAATTATAATTTGAATCCGGGATTTCGTCGGTAAGTCTAGCCCCGATGGCGTTTACCTGAACGGGCTTCGACCGCGTCATCTGACACATGACGTCGATATAGTGTACGCCGCAATCCACAATCGGACTCAGGCTCTTCATCAGATTCCGGTGTACCGTCCACATGTTACCATGGCTCTGCTGGTTAAGGTTCATCCGCATTACCAACGGCTTACCCATGTCCTGGGCGATTTCCACGAATTTCTCCCAGCTCGGATGGTGCCGCAGGATATACCCTACCACTACTTTCTTACCGGCTTTTTCAGCTGCCGCTACGACGCGTTTGGCCCCTTCAACGGTATCCGCCAGGGGTTTCTCGATAAACACGTGAGCTCCTTGTTCCAGAGCCATAATCGCGTACGGCTCGTGCGTATCGGGGTACGTAGAAATACAAACGGCGTCGGGCTGGGTTTCGGTCAAAGCCGTTTCGTAATCATTAAACAGCGTATAACCGCCGCCTAATTTCTCGTTAAGCACTTCCTTGCTTTTTCCCGGTGAAACAATCCCGCAGATTTCGAATCCGTCCAGATTTTGGTAAGCCAGGGCATGGGAGGCTCCCATGTTGCCACAGCCTACGACCAGCACGCGTACCTTGTTGGATGTAAGTGTCATGAAAATGGTAGAGGTAATCCGTTGAAAACTAAGTTCTCCGGTTTGATAAATAATTGAATCGGGTGAAAGAAGGGGCTATTCCCCCGCGAAAAGAATCTGATTTTTGTTCGAAAACAGAATAATCTGCTGAAATCACTCCATCTTTTCCCAAATAACGCGAAATTGCAAACCCCAACCGAAGATACCATGACATATTTTAAAATTTTTTAGTTTCTCGAAGGGATAGTTTTTTGCTTAGAAAAAATTAGGGGTGACCGACGCCTATGGCCTTTTACAAATCGACGCGACTGGACAGTTTACGGTACGAAATTCGTGGACCCGTTTACGAAAAAGCTCTGGAACTTGAAGCTCAGGGCTATAAAATCATCAAGTTAAATATTGGCAATCCGGCTCCGTTTGGCTTCGATGCTCCCGACGAAATCATCCACGACATGATCGTGAATATTCGGGATGCACAGGGCTATTCCGATTCGCGGGGTTTGTTCGCGGCCCGAAAGGCGGTCATGCACTACACACAGAGTATTGGTATCCCTGGGGTTACCATCGACGACGTGTACATTGGCAACGGGGTCAGCGAGCTGATTCTGCTAACCATGCAGGCCCTGCTCGACGATGAGGATGAAGTACTGATTCCCTCACCCGATTACCCACTCTGGACGACCTCGGTAGCTTTAGCGGGTGGCAAGCCCGTCCACTACATCTGCGACGAAGCTTCGGACTGGAATCCGGATATTCAGGATATTGAACGCAAAATCACGCGTCGTACCAAGGCCATTGTCCTGATCAATCCCAATAACCCGACGGGAGCGGTATATTCCAAAGATGTACTGGCTCGCATTGCCCGGATTGCCGAAGAGCACCAATTGATGCTGTTTTCGGATGAGATTTACGATAAGATTCTGTACGACGGAGCGATTCACTACCCCATGGGTACCCTGGCCACGGATACGCTTTGTTTGACGTTCGGCGGGCTTTCCAAAAACTACCGAGCAGCCGGATTTCGCGGCGGCTGGCTGATTCTGAGTGGAGCCAAACACCGGGCCAAATCATACATTGAAGGATTGAATCTCCTGGCCAGTCTGCGGCTGTGCGGCAACGTTCCGGCTCAATTTGCTATTCAAACGGCTTTGGGCGGTTATCAGAGTATTAACGACCTGGTAATTCCAACAGGACGGCTGTACAAACAAATGCAACTTACCTATGACCGGATTACGGCCATTCCGGGTATTACCTGCGTGAAGCCCAAAGGAGCGTTGTATCTGTTTCCAAAACTGGATCTGAAGAAATTCCGCTTTGCCAACGATGAACAGTTCGTGTACGAACTGCTGGTGGAGCAGCGGGTACTCCTCGTTCCCGGTACGGGCTTCAACTACGCCAAAGACGACCACTTCCGCATCGTAACCCTCCCGCCCGTCGAGCAGCTCAACGTGGCGATTGACCGGATTGAAACATTCCTGGAGCAGGGTGCTGAAAAGAAAACCGTTGAAGAACCCCTCGTGGTTCTACCGCAATAAAACCGAAAGTCAGATGTTTCGCAAAGCATCTGACTTTTTCGTCTATTCCCCTTTGAATACTATGTTTGGGTGCCGCTCCCTCACTCAAAACCGTACCTTTCCGTATGAATGATCAACCTCTATTTGCCTCCAAACGGCAGATTTTGTTTTTTGTATTGTCTGGCTTTTTTATTGCGAATGCCCTGGTAGCCGAAATCATTGGCGGTAAAATTTTTTCCGTGGAAGGCGTACTGGGCTTACCCTCCGCTAACATCCCAACACCCTGGGGCGACAAGTGGTCATTTAACCAGGCAGCGGGGGCTCTTAACTGGCCGCTGGTGTTCATCATTGGCGATATGATCAATGAGTATTTCGGCCGGAAAGGCGTTCGCTGGTTGTCATTTCTCACGGCGGGACTCATTGTCTATTCCTTCTTCATTATCTACGCGGCTACAACCTTGCCCCCGGCTCAGTTCTGGCTTGACGTTAACAAGGGTACCACCAATTTCAACATTGACTACGCCTACAAAGTCATTTTCCGTCAGGGTTTAGGCATCATCATTGGCTCGATTACGGCCTTTTTGCTGGCTCAGTTTCTCGACGTTACCGTTTTTCAGTACCTGCGTAAGCATACGGGCCACAAGTACATCTGGATACGGGCGACGGGTTCCACGGTAGTATCGCAACTCATCGACAGCTTTGTGGTGGTGTTTGTTGCCTTTTACCTATTTGGTAACTGGTCAGCGGGACAGGCTCTTTCGGTAGCCCTGAATAATTACTTATACAAATTCATTATCTCCCTGCTGACTATCCCCATTTTGTACCTCGTCCATTACCTGATTGATCGCTGGCTGGGTACGGAAAATGCCCGCCACATAGCCGATGATGCAGCGACGGAATTGCCCGTATCTTTGTAAAAGAATCCGCCTATGACTATCGATTCATTCAGTTTAACCCTTACCGAACGCGTAGCAGCCACGCCTAAAGAGATTCTATTCTCTACCGCACTTGACTTTAAAAGCCTGCCGGAAGCCCAGCAAAACATCGCATCCGCTCACGAACAATGGACGGCTTTTCTGTCGGATTCTCAGATCGCTTACGAAGATTTGGGTATTGTCGAATTTCATAATAATGAGATTGACTATGAAACTCCATTCTGCCAAATACGGCTAACCCCTGAGACTTATGCCCTGGTAGAAACATATCGGACGTCGCATCCGGAGCTGGCTTTAGCTCAAATTTCCTCTACGTTCGAAGAGCAGGATAAACTGGAGGTGAAAAATCGCATTCTAGCAAAAGCTCAGGAACAAGCTACGTCCTGGGCGAAGCAGGCGAATCTCCAATTAAAGCCTGGTTTTCAAATACAACTTGTCGAACCAGAACCTATTGCTGGCGACTGGATTATTGGTCCGCCCTTATCGGCCAAGGTTAATCACTTCAATAGTTGGATCAAATTGACGTATCAGGTGACCTTTCATGTTGAGCCTAGGTTTTTTGCTCCGGAGGACATGACTGTTGACTACATCTCGCTTGATTAGTCGTCTTTGGTCTAAATTACCACTTACCCCTAGCGGGGTATAGTTACAAAAAAAGCCCGGTTCAAAGACCGGGCTTTTTTTGTAACTATATCTTAAGACTTCTTCAAAAAACAGGTTTTCAGTACAAGTTTCGTCTTTTCTACTTTACACTCTACCTCTTCCTCATCATCGGTCAAGCGAATATTTTTGATGGCGGTCCCCTGTTTCAGCGTCATGGAAGTCCCCTTTACTTTCAAACTCTTAATCACGACTACTGAATCGCCATCTTTTAATTCATTGCCATTACTGTCAACTACACTCATAGGATTTGTTATTTAAGTTAGGTGAAATTTGAACTAGTAGTGCTCAGGACAAGGATATAAATGGTGGTTTATTGATGTCGCCCTGAACAGACCGGATTTGGTTCCACAGGTACGGTTGGCCAGTAGCTTATTCTCTTTCCGTAGTGAAGAAAGTTTGTTCTTCATGTACTTCATTATCCACCTAAACCGAGCTCGGTCCTTATGGCTGACAAGTATACCATGAGCCTTCCAGGCTGGACCTTTCCTTAACTGCCTAGCTTAGCTT
Coding sequences within it:
- a CDS encoding HlyD family secretion protein, which translates into the protein MNPSSKQTRTDRLITRITAWVALVILLGLAVWGGQSLWDLYHFEETNDAQIDEYINPVTSRVTGYVREVYYKDDQEVKKGDTLVVIDDDEYQIQKAEAEAALMTAKAQIGVLHSNTITSDKNAVVNQLQIGAAKAKLVKQQQDYDRYEKLLATESVTRQQFENVKMALDVAKSEYEALQKSYETSLSKTDDITAQKAVALAEIKRRQALLDEIKLKISYAVIRAPYDGKMGKKSIQKGQLIQAGQTLAFMVDSEEGKWVIANYKETQLQHMHIGQPVNIETDAFPGKIFHGEIVSLSAATGSRFSLLPPDNATGNFVKIIQRVPIRIKLTDDTNTTKGLRAGMNAVVTLKKGA
- a CDS encoding TolC family protein; the encoded protein is MKRCIRAILLGINLIGVTQAQTIPPENHQTLTLTEAWQKAEQYNKTLQEQNLRIQISHEKVQDTKSERLPEIGASTQYARITNLPIYERGILNTPTQYPVLHNMFQLKTEAYFNLYEGKKLQTKIKSEETEHERVEIQKEENVSQVKLRVAAVYLDLQRSLIFKDLTLKNIEEAEKRLTDIRELHKNGVVIRSDLLRAELQLSRQKMALREIENSIAITSQKLNLMIGLPETTTIQPVALVEGDSLSRSYDSYLDDAFDHAHLLRISEKEQELTGLRLKELRADNKPKVGLFAEYQYGYPQITFFPYTGALYGFGMGGLKASYSLSSLYHNKHKIQAAAIDMQRQEVITSDRQDQVKQAVKEAYVRYGESLQRIQVAELSIKQAAENYRIVKNTYFNQLALLTDLIDADTQLLQSQYDLAAARLMARLQYYQLLHTTGNL
- a CDS encoding helix-turn-helix domain-containing protein, with translation MNSYTTEYLQNIDQFQDSIFIIHKKQEETFPYHFHQKGQFTYIEGGISYLYTRDKAYFLPARHFIWIPPELEHYVLHTSSTLRVTNLYLPSANDLTHPFFSKMGIYPVTDLLLEMILFSERWQGVVRPGVYAYDFLRTLKYLLPEIGQHPLPIAIPTTQNERLLPIIKYLQQHVSRPLHLPEVAYEFGLSARTLSRLFQQEMELSFLQYVKMYRIVRAIEELLQTDKSITEIAYDVGYTSLSTFSNTFLQLVNRRPAEFRTVKSRPTIP
- a CDS encoding acyltransferase family protein; translation: MKTRFDVLDIFRGIFASFIVLFHMSLFSNTPVLNNPFIAGIELFVDFFFVLSGFIIGYNYPYIETQESFQSFLTKRFYRIYPLHFFYCCYTH
- a CDS encoding Gfo/Idh/MocA family protein, which encodes MTLTSNKVRVLVVGCGNMGASHALAYQNLDGFEICGIVSPGKSKEVLNEKLGGGYTLFNDYETALTETQPDAVCISTYPDTHEPYAIMALEQGAHVFIEKPLADTVEGAKRVVAAAEKAGKKVVVGYILRHHPSWEKFVEIAQDMGKPLVMRMNLNQQSHGNMWTVHRNLMKSLSPIVDCGVHYIDVMCQMTRSKPVQVNAIGARLTDEIPDSNYNYGQLQIRFEDGSVGWYEAGWGPMMSETAFFVKDVIGPKGCVSIVAKDAGAAGKSDNVDSHTKTESLRVHRAKLNQDDQFVQADEWINLTDEPDHNELCQREQQFFLKAIQENTDLTDHLQDAVNSLQIAFACDESVRTGQPVML
- a CDS encoding pyridoxal phosphate-dependent aminotransferase, which produces MAFYKSTRLDSLRYEIRGPVYEKALELEAQGYKIIKLNIGNPAPFGFDAPDEIIHDMIVNIRDAQGYSDSRGLFAARKAVMHYTQSIGIPGVTIDDVYIGNGVSELILLTMQALLDDEDEVLIPSPDYPLWTTSVALAGGKPVHYICDEASDWNPDIQDIERKITRRTKAIVLINPNNPTGAVYSKDVLARIARIAEEHQLMLFSDEIYDKILYDGAIHYPMGTLATDTLCLTFGGLSKNYRAAGFRGGWLILSGAKHRAKSYIEGLNLLASLRLCGNVPAQFAIQTALGGYQSINDLVIPTGRLYKQMQLTYDRITAIPGITCVKPKGALYLFPKLDLKKFRFANDEQFVYELLVEQRVLLVPGTGFNYAKDDHFRIVTLPPVEQLNVAIDRIETFLEQGAEKKTVEEPLVVLPQ
- a CDS encoding queuosine precursor transporter codes for the protein MNDQPLFASKRQILFFVLSGFFIANALVAEIIGGKIFSVEGVLGLPSANIPTPWGDKWSFNQAAGALNWPLVFIIGDMINEYFGRKGVRWLSFLTAGLIVYSFFIIYAATTLPPAQFWLDVNKGTTNFNIDYAYKVIFRQGLGIIIGSITAFLLAQFLDVTVFQYLRKHTGHKYIWIRATGSTVVSQLIDSFVVVFVAFYLFGNWSAGQALSVALNNYLYKFIISLLTIPILYLVHYLIDRWLGTENARHIADDAATELPVSL
- a CDS encoding PhnA domain-containing protein, which gives rise to MSVVDSNGNELKDGDSVVVIKSLKVKGTSMTLKQGTAIKNIRLTDDEEEVECKVEKTKLVLKTCFLKKS